A genome region from Thermococcus sp. includes the following:
- the dnaG gene encoding DNA primase DnaG: MKRKKTILQQVLAEKRKKAKEGGFMSGKDEFGTTKYVIYAEFEANGIVERPDVVGAIFGQTEGLLGDDLDLRELQKTGRIGRIRVEVHNKAGKTYGTITVPSSLDRVETAILAAALETIDRVGPAEAKIRVLRIEDVRATKRKYIIERAKEILETLMEQEIPETQELTEEVKKAVRAKELIEYGPEKLPAGPHVPFSDSIIVVEGRADVLNLLKHGIKNAIAVEGTSIPETIIKLSKERIVTAFTDGDRGGELILKELLQVADVDYVARAPEGKEVEELTKKEIVKALRSKVPAEQVINEMFNKGRSFYDIIKERQEKQETRKVEPKEPRVVPVKVEEGKPEKVEKPVPKEEKIVKPIEKAQAPELEEFGEFIERVKKDGIALLLDENKNVITEIPVRELTNQLKERKDVYAVVFNGVITQRLIDTVSETGVRYLVGARKYNVVRRPVNLKIITFAE, from the coding sequence ATGAAGAGAAAGAAGACGATACTCCAGCAAGTTTTGGCTGAAAAACGAAAAAAGGCTAAAGAGGGTGGTTTTATGTCAGGAAAGGACGAGTTTGGAACTACCAAATACGTCATCTACGCCGAGTTTGAGGCTAACGGCATCGTTGAAAGGCCCGACGTTGTTGGTGCTATTTTTGGACAGACGGAGGGCCTCCTTGGGGACGACCTCGACCTCAGGGAGCTTCAGAAGACCGGAAGGATTGGCAGGATTCGCGTTGAGGTCCACAACAAGGCCGGCAAGACCTACGGAACAATAACGGTTCCGTCGAGCCTCGACAGGGTTGAGACAGCGATTCTGGCGGCCGCACTGGAGACAATAGACAGGGTTGGTCCGGCGGAGGCCAAAATAAGGGTTCTCCGCATTGAAGATGTGAGGGCAACGAAGAGGAAGTACATCATCGAGAGGGCCAAGGAGATACTTGAAACCCTCATGGAGCAGGAGATTCCCGAAACTCAGGAGCTCACCGAGGAGGTTAAGAAAGCTGTTAGAGCTAAGGAGCTTATCGAGTACGGCCCCGAGAAGCTTCCAGCTGGGCCACACGTTCCGTTTTCGGATTCAATCATCGTGGTTGAGGGCAGGGCTGATGTGCTCAACCTTCTCAAGCATGGCATAAAGAACGCCATAGCCGTTGAAGGAACGTCCATTCCGGAGACCATAATCAAGCTCAGCAAGGAGAGGATAGTTACGGCCTTCACCGACGGTGACCGCGGTGGGGAGCTAATCCTCAAGGAGCTCCTTCAGGTTGCCGATGTGGACTACGTGGCGAGGGCTCCTGAGGGTAAGGAAGTTGAGGAGCTCACCAAGAAGGAAATCGTCAAGGCCCTAAGGAGCAAGGTTCCCGCCGAGCAGGTCATTAACGAGATGTTCAACAAGGGCAGGAGTTTCTACGACATCATAAAGGAGAGGCAGGAGAAGCAGGAAACCAGAAAAGTTGAACCAAAAGAACCAAGGGTTGTCCCGGTTAAGGTTGAAGAGGGAAAGCCTGAGAAGGTCGAGAAGCCGGTTCCTAAGGAGGAGAAAATAGTCAAACCCATCGAGAAGGCCCAAGCTCCCGAACTTGAAGAGTTCGGCGAGTTCATCGAGCGTGTTAAGAAGGACGGCATAGCCCTCCTCCTCGACGAGAACAAGAACGTCATAACCGAGATACCGGTGAGGGAGCTCACCAACCAGCTCAAGGAGCGCAAGGACGTTTACGCCGTGGTCTTTAACGGCGTCATAACCCAGAGACTCATAGATACTGTCAGCGA
- a CDS encoding toprim domain-containing protein, with the protein MYAENYKRFLELIDELREFEGALIVEGMRDEVALRNLGVRAEIIRLSRLPLPEVALIASSHGDVKILTDFDRKGEELARKLLRYLAGYPCRVDVETWKELRKLVKKDIKGVEDLYGLYLKVISVSDPRLEGIR; encoded by the coding sequence ATGTACGCCGAAAACTATAAAAGATTCCTGGAGCTTATAGACGAACTGCGAGAGTTTGAGGGCGCCCTCATCGTTGAGGGCATGCGAGACGAGGTGGCTCTGAGGAATCTGGGGGTCAGGGCGGAGATAATCCGGCTCTCCCGTCTGCCTCTGCCAGAGGTCGCGCTCATCGCCTCATCCCATGGGGACGTCAAAATACTCACAGACTTCGACAGAAAGGGTGAAGAGCTGGCTAGGAAGTTGCTCCGCTATCTGGCCGGCTACCCCTGCAGGGTTGACGTTGAAACATGGAAGGAGCTCAGAAAACTTGTCAAGAAGGACATCAAGGGCGTCGAGGACCTCTACGGCCTTTACCTAAAGGTTATCTCCGTTTCTGACCCCCGGCTGGAGGGGATTCGATGA